A stretch of Cucumis sativus cultivar 9930 chromosome 2, Cucumber_9930_V3, whole genome shotgun sequence DNA encodes these proteins:
- the LOC101220698 gene encoding probable ubiquitin-conjugating enzyme E2 23 isoform X2 — protein MEQQDSVDKESLIGTCNNRDGVSSSDIQITTINNDEARIKNENTSDKPNIPHIYRQDIVKSKGSGMIGIVTEVAGDADSDSDITDDEDEDDDGEDGGNDDECDDNDGDGEKEGQNKENCGDDGNGRHSNGDNYKSQPLPDNEVRVLWMDESETTQHVNDLTVIDRGFVHGDFVAAVSDPTGQAGVVVDVNISVDLLVPDGSIMKDISSKDLKRVRDFTVGDYVVLGPWLGRVDDVLDNVTVMFDDGSKCKVTKAEPLRLKPVSKNTLEDANFPYYPGQRVRATSTVFKNSKWLSGLWKPNRLEGTVTKVTVGSVFIYWIASAGYGPDSSTAPAEEQTPKNLRLLTCFSHANWQLGDWCLLPPSFSAGLTKDPSQTELSVTNTLDCAQSVGACDSEDTVLDELSGTTESTDLDSISACDGNYRNPVDNSLPESSSSRALKETAHETWPLHRKKIRKVVVRRDKKARKKEENFERALLIINTKTRVDVAWQDGQTELGLDSTSLIPIDNPGDHEFVPEQYVVEKASDNDDDVSESRRVGVVKSVHAKERTACVRWLKPVSRAEDPREFDKEEIVSVYELEGHPDYDYCYGDVVVRLSPVSDSAEAMSLGINTEELKQQSSTNEMMSCTEFNNASGSQKIEDTSCSDDCIDFSDLSWVGNITGLKNGDIEVTWANGMVSTVGPQAIYVVGRDDDDESIAAGSEVSNGAASWETVDNDEMDSVENAAEDIELQDTGANSEEEESEQSNSGRNLALSVPLAALRFVTRLAAGIFSRGPRNPDSMDLDSHSESEIQSLDIQASEGKDSGLQSTSLKSNSFDASDMNSDCGRGEDGVASEPSEVLESAKTSSNLRTVELDASACHEDGTCSFKGFDIAKDPLDHYFLGTNGQTNNGRKWLKKIQQDWSILQNNLPDGIYVRVYEDRMDLLRAVIVGAYGTPYQDGLFFFDFHLPPEYPDVPPSAYYHSGGWRINPNLYEEGKVCLSLLNTWTGRGNEVWDPKSSSILQVLVSLQGLVLNSKPYFNEAGYDKQVGTAEGEKNSLSYNENTFLLNCKTIMYLMRKPPKDFEELIKEHFRRRGYFILKACDAYMKGHLIGSLTEDASVRVESDPNSTSVGFKLMLAKIVPKLFSSLNEVGADCQDFKHFQQL, from the exons ATGGAGCAACAGGATTCTGTGGACAAGGAGTCTCTTATTGGTACTTGCAACAACAGAGATGGTGTTTCTTCAAGTGATATCCAGATTACAACTATAAATAATGATGAAgctagaataaaaaatgagaatacAAGCGATAAACCTAATATTCCGCATATATACAGGCAAGATATTGTAAAAAGCAAAGGTAGTGGTATGATAGGGATTGTGACTGAAGTTGCTGGTGATGCTGATTCAGATAGCGACATTActgatgatgaagatgaagatgatgacgGTGAAGATGGTGGGAATGATGATGAGTGTGATGATAATGATGGTGATGGAGAGAAAGAAGGTCAGAACAAGGAAAATTGTGGTGATGACGGTAATGGCAGACATTCCAACGGAGATAATTATAAGAGCCAACCTCTTCCTGATAATGAAGTTCGTGTCCTTTGGATGGATGAAAGTGAGACAACTCAGCATGTCAATGATTTAACAGTCATTGATAGGGGGTTTGTACATGGTGATTTTGTTGCTGCTGTTTCTGATCCAACAGGGCAAGCAGGTGTTGTGGTAGATGTTAATATCTCTGTTGATTTGTTAGTTCCCGATGGATCAATCATGAAAGATATATCATCTAAAGACTTAAAACGTGTGAGAGATTTCACAGTGGGAGATTATGTGGTCCTTGGTCCATGGTTGGGTAGAGTTGATGATGTATTGGATAATGTGACTGTGATGTTTGATGATGGCTCTAAGTGTAAAGTCACAAAGGCAGAGCCATTGCGGCTCAAACCAGTTTCTAAAAATACCCTTGAAGATGCAAACTTTCCCTACTATCCTGGTCAGCGTGTAAGGGCAACTTCAACAGTTTTTAAGAATTCTAAATGGCTTTCTGGTTTATGGAAACCTAATCGCTTGGAAGGCACTGTCACGAAAGTTACAGTTGGTTCAGTGTTCATTTATTGGATAGCGTCTGCTGGATATGGACCAGATTCTTCTACTGCCCCAGCCGAAGAACAAACCCCAAAGAACTTAAGGTTATTAACTTGTTTCTCACATGCTAATTGGCAGTTGGGTGACTGGTGTCTTCTTCCTCCATCATTCTCCGCTGGCCTGACTAAGGACCCATCACAAACAGAACTTTCAGTGACCAACACATTAGATTGTGCACAATCGGTGGGTGCTTGTGATTCAGAGGATACTGTGCTAGATGAATTAAGTGGGACAACTGAATCCACTGATCTTGATTCCATTAGTGCATGCGATGGAAATTATAGGAATCCTGTGGATAATAGTTTGCCCGAATCTAGTAGTTCTAGAGCTCTCAAGGAGACTGCCCATGAGACTTGGCCTCTACATCGCAAAAAAATTCGCAAAGTTGTTGTCAGGAGAGATAAGAAGGctagaaagaaagaggaaaactTTGAGAGAGCCCTTCTAATTATCAATACTAAGACACGAGTTGATGTTGCATGGCAGGATGGACAAACCGAACTTGGACTGGATTCAACAAGCTTGATTCCAATTGATAATCCAGGTGATCATGAATTTGTTCCAGAACAGTATGTGGTTGAGAAGGCCTCcgataatgatgatgatgttaGCGAAAGCAGGCGAGTTGGAGTTGTGAAAAGTGTACATGCAAAGGAGCGAACAGCCTGTGTGAGGTGGTTAAAACCAGTCTCCAGGGCAGAGGATCCTCGAGAATTtgacaaagaagaaattgTTAGTGTATATGAGCTAGAGGGGCATCCAGATTATGACTACTGTTATGGTGACGTGGTTGTTCGATTGTCCCCTGTTTCTGATTCTGCAGAGGCAATGTCTTTGGGAATCAATACAGAGGAATTAAAGCAGCAGAGTTCAACGAATGAGATGATGAGTTGTACAGAGTTCAACAATGCTTCAGGAAGCCAGAAAATAGAAGATACATCATGTAGTGATGATTGCATCGACTTCTCAGATCTCTCTTGGGTTGGAAATATAACTGGCCTTAAGAATGGTGATATTGAAGTTACTTGGGCTAATGGCATGGTTTCAACG GTTGGCCCTCAAGCAATTTATGTTGTTGGTcgagatgatgatgatgaatcaATTGCTGCTGGTAGTGAAGTAAGTAATGGTGCTGCAAGTTGGGAAACAGTTGACAATGATGAAATGGATTCTGTTGAGAATGCTGCGGAg GATATCGAACTGCAGGATACTGGTGCAAATTCtgaagaggaagaaagtgAACAGAGTAATTCAGGAAGAAATCTAGCTCTATCTGTTCCACTTGCTGCACTTCGATTTGTTACTAGATTGGCTGCTGGAATATTCTCACGAGGACCAAGAAATCCAGATTCAATGGATTTGGATTCCCACAGTGAAAGTGAGATTCAATCCTTGGATATTCAAGCTTCAGAGGGAAAAGATTCTGGGCTTCAGTCTACCTCTCTTAAATCCAATTCTTTTGATGCTTCTGATATGAACTCTGATTGTGGAAGAGGAGAGGATGGTGTTGCTTCTGAGCCATCAGAAGTGTTAGAATCGGCAAAAACTTCAAGCAATCTGAGGACTGTAGAATTAGATGCTTCAGCATGCCATGAGGATGGTACCTGCAGCTTCAAGGGCTTTGATATAGCTAAAGATCCTTTAGACCATTATTTTCTTGGTACAAATGGACAA ACTAACAATGGAAGGAAATGGCTCAAGAAAATCCAGCAAGATTGGAGTATCCTCCAGAATAATTTACCAG ATGGAATATATGTTCGAGTCTATGAAGATCGTATGGACCTTTTAAGAGCAGTCATTGTTGGGGCTTACGGGACCCCCTACCAAGATGGTCTCTTCTTCTTCGATTTTCACCTCCCACCAGAATACCCTGATGTTCCTCCA TCAGCGTATTATCATTCAGGTGGGTGGCGGATAAATCCCAATCTTTATGAGGAAGGGAAAGTCTGCCTTAGCCTTTTAAATACTTGGACTGGCAGAGGAAATGAAGTGTGGGATCCAAAGTCATCTAGCATCCTTCAAGTGTTGGTCTCGCTTCAGGGATTGGTGTTAAATTCTAAACCATATTTTAATGAAGCTGGATATGACAAGCAAGTTGGAACAGCagaaggagagaaaaattCATTGTCGTACAACGAAAACACTTTCTTATTAAACTGCAAGACAATCATGTATCTTATGAGGAAGCCTCCCAAG GACTTTGAAGAACTCATCAAGGAACATTTTAGGAGGCGTGGATATTTCATCCTGAAAGCCTGTGATGCATACATGAAAGGTCACTTAATTGGCTCTCTCACGGAAGATGCTTCTGTAAGAGTAGAAAGTGATCCCAACTCGACATCTGTTGGATTTAAGCTTATGCTCGCTAAGATTGTTCCAAAGCTCTTCTCGTCATTGAACGAAGTCGGAGCTGATTGTCAAGATTTTAAGCATTTTCAACAGTTGtag
- the LOC101220698 gene encoding probable ubiquitin-conjugating enzyme E2 23 isoform X1: MMEQQDSVDKESLIGTCNNRDGVSSSDIQITTINNDEARIKNENTSDKPNIPHIYRQDIVKSKGSGMIGIVTEVAGDADSDSDITDDEDEDDDGEDGGNDDECDDNDGDGEKEGQNKENCGDDGNGRHSNGDNYKSQPLPDNEVRVLWMDESETTQHVNDLTVIDRGFVHGDFVAAVSDPTGQAGVVVDVNISVDLLVPDGSIMKDISSKDLKRVRDFTVGDYVVLGPWLGRVDDVLDNVTVMFDDGSKCKVTKAEPLRLKPVSKNTLEDANFPYYPGQRVRATSTVFKNSKWLSGLWKPNRLEGTVTKVTVGSVFIYWIASAGYGPDSSTAPAEEQTPKNLRLLTCFSHANWQLGDWCLLPPSFSAGLTKDPSQTELSVTNTLDCAQSVGACDSEDTVLDELSGTTESTDLDSISACDGNYRNPVDNSLPESSSSRALKETAHETWPLHRKKIRKVVVRRDKKARKKEENFERALLIINTKTRVDVAWQDGQTELGLDSTSLIPIDNPGDHEFVPEQYVVEKASDNDDDVSESRRVGVVKSVHAKERTACVRWLKPVSRAEDPREFDKEEIVSVYELEGHPDYDYCYGDVVVRLSPVSDSAEAMSLGINTEELKQQSSTNEMMSCTEFNNASGSQKIEDTSCSDDCIDFSDLSWVGNITGLKNGDIEVTWANGMVSTVGPQAIYVVGRDDDDESIAAGSEVSNGAASWETVDNDEMDSVENAAEDIELQDTGANSEEEESEQSNSGRNLALSVPLAALRFVTRLAAGIFSRGPRNPDSMDLDSHSESEIQSLDIQASEGKDSGLQSTSLKSNSFDASDMNSDCGRGEDGVASEPSEVLESAKTSSNLRTVELDASACHEDGTCSFKGFDIAKDPLDHYFLGTNGQTNNGRKWLKKIQQDWSILQNNLPDGIYVRVYEDRMDLLRAVIVGAYGTPYQDGLFFFDFHLPPEYPDVPPSAYYHSGGWRINPNLYEEGKVCLSLLNTWTGRGNEVWDPKSSSILQVLVSLQGLVLNSKPYFNEAGYDKQVGTAEGEKNSLSYNENTFLLNCKTIMYLMRKPPKDFEELIKEHFRRRGYFILKACDAYMKGHLIGSLTEDASVRVESDPNSTSVGFKLMLAKIVPKLFSSLNEVGADCQDFKHFQQL, from the exons ATGGAGCAACAGGATTCTGTGGACAAGGAGTCTCTTATTGGTACTTGCAACAACAGAGATGGTGTTTCTTCAAGTGATATCCAGATTACAACTATAAATAATGATGAAgctagaataaaaaatgagaatacAAGCGATAAACCTAATATTCCGCATATATACAGGCAAGATATTGTAAAAAGCAAAGGTAGTGGTATGATAGGGATTGTGACTGAAGTTGCTGGTGATGCTGATTCAGATAGCGACATTActgatgatgaagatgaagatgatgacgGTGAAGATGGTGGGAATGATGATGAGTGTGATGATAATGATGGTGATGGAGAGAAAGAAGGTCAGAACAAGGAAAATTGTGGTGATGACGGTAATGGCAGACATTCCAACGGAGATAATTATAAGAGCCAACCTCTTCCTGATAATGAAGTTCGTGTCCTTTGGATGGATGAAAGTGAGACAACTCAGCATGTCAATGATTTAACAGTCATTGATAGGGGGTTTGTACATGGTGATTTTGTTGCTGCTGTTTCTGATCCAACAGGGCAAGCAGGTGTTGTGGTAGATGTTAATATCTCTGTTGATTTGTTAGTTCCCGATGGATCAATCATGAAAGATATATCATCTAAAGACTTAAAACGTGTGAGAGATTTCACAGTGGGAGATTATGTGGTCCTTGGTCCATGGTTGGGTAGAGTTGATGATGTATTGGATAATGTGACTGTGATGTTTGATGATGGCTCTAAGTGTAAAGTCACAAAGGCAGAGCCATTGCGGCTCAAACCAGTTTCTAAAAATACCCTTGAAGATGCAAACTTTCCCTACTATCCTGGTCAGCGTGTAAGGGCAACTTCAACAGTTTTTAAGAATTCTAAATGGCTTTCTGGTTTATGGAAACCTAATCGCTTGGAAGGCACTGTCACGAAAGTTACAGTTGGTTCAGTGTTCATTTATTGGATAGCGTCTGCTGGATATGGACCAGATTCTTCTACTGCCCCAGCCGAAGAACAAACCCCAAAGAACTTAAGGTTATTAACTTGTTTCTCACATGCTAATTGGCAGTTGGGTGACTGGTGTCTTCTTCCTCCATCATTCTCCGCTGGCCTGACTAAGGACCCATCACAAACAGAACTTTCAGTGACCAACACATTAGATTGTGCACAATCGGTGGGTGCTTGTGATTCAGAGGATACTGTGCTAGATGAATTAAGTGGGACAACTGAATCCACTGATCTTGATTCCATTAGTGCATGCGATGGAAATTATAGGAATCCTGTGGATAATAGTTTGCCCGAATCTAGTAGTTCTAGAGCTCTCAAGGAGACTGCCCATGAGACTTGGCCTCTACATCGCAAAAAAATTCGCAAAGTTGTTGTCAGGAGAGATAAGAAGGctagaaagaaagaggaaaactTTGAGAGAGCCCTTCTAATTATCAATACTAAGACACGAGTTGATGTTGCATGGCAGGATGGACAAACCGAACTTGGACTGGATTCAACAAGCTTGATTCCAATTGATAATCCAGGTGATCATGAATTTGTTCCAGAACAGTATGTGGTTGAGAAGGCCTCcgataatgatgatgatgttaGCGAAAGCAGGCGAGTTGGAGTTGTGAAAAGTGTACATGCAAAGGAGCGAACAGCCTGTGTGAGGTGGTTAAAACCAGTCTCCAGGGCAGAGGATCCTCGAGAATTtgacaaagaagaaattgTTAGTGTATATGAGCTAGAGGGGCATCCAGATTATGACTACTGTTATGGTGACGTGGTTGTTCGATTGTCCCCTGTTTCTGATTCTGCAGAGGCAATGTCTTTGGGAATCAATACAGAGGAATTAAAGCAGCAGAGTTCAACGAATGAGATGATGAGTTGTACAGAGTTCAACAATGCTTCAGGAAGCCAGAAAATAGAAGATACATCATGTAGTGATGATTGCATCGACTTCTCAGATCTCTCTTGGGTTGGAAATATAACTGGCCTTAAGAATGGTGATATTGAAGTTACTTGGGCTAATGGCATGGTTTCAACG GTTGGCCCTCAAGCAATTTATGTTGTTGGTcgagatgatgatgatgaatcaATTGCTGCTGGTAGTGAAGTAAGTAATGGTGCTGCAAGTTGGGAAACAGTTGACAATGATGAAATGGATTCTGTTGAGAATGCTGCGGAg GATATCGAACTGCAGGATACTGGTGCAAATTCtgaagaggaagaaagtgAACAGAGTAATTCAGGAAGAAATCTAGCTCTATCTGTTCCACTTGCTGCACTTCGATTTGTTACTAGATTGGCTGCTGGAATATTCTCACGAGGACCAAGAAATCCAGATTCAATGGATTTGGATTCCCACAGTGAAAGTGAGATTCAATCCTTGGATATTCAAGCTTCAGAGGGAAAAGATTCTGGGCTTCAGTCTACCTCTCTTAAATCCAATTCTTTTGATGCTTCTGATATGAACTCTGATTGTGGAAGAGGAGAGGATGGTGTTGCTTCTGAGCCATCAGAAGTGTTAGAATCGGCAAAAACTTCAAGCAATCTGAGGACTGTAGAATTAGATGCTTCAGCATGCCATGAGGATGGTACCTGCAGCTTCAAGGGCTTTGATATAGCTAAAGATCCTTTAGACCATTATTTTCTTGGTACAAATGGACAA ACTAACAATGGAAGGAAATGGCTCAAGAAAATCCAGCAAGATTGGAGTATCCTCCAGAATAATTTACCAG ATGGAATATATGTTCGAGTCTATGAAGATCGTATGGACCTTTTAAGAGCAGTCATTGTTGGGGCTTACGGGACCCCCTACCAAGATGGTCTCTTCTTCTTCGATTTTCACCTCCCACCAGAATACCCTGATGTTCCTCCA TCAGCGTATTATCATTCAGGTGGGTGGCGGATAAATCCCAATCTTTATGAGGAAGGGAAAGTCTGCCTTAGCCTTTTAAATACTTGGACTGGCAGAGGAAATGAAGTGTGGGATCCAAAGTCATCTAGCATCCTTCAAGTGTTGGTCTCGCTTCAGGGATTGGTGTTAAATTCTAAACCATATTTTAATGAAGCTGGATATGACAAGCAAGTTGGAACAGCagaaggagagaaaaattCATTGTCGTACAACGAAAACACTTTCTTATTAAACTGCAAGACAATCATGTATCTTATGAGGAAGCCTCCCAAG GACTTTGAAGAACTCATCAAGGAACATTTTAGGAGGCGTGGATATTTCATCCTGAAAGCCTGTGATGCATACATGAAAGGTCACTTAATTGGCTCTCTCACGGAAGATGCTTCTGTAAGAGTAGAAAGTGATCCCAACTCGACATCTGTTGGATTTAAGCTTATGCTCGCTAAGATTGTTCCAAAGCTCTTCTCGTCATTGAACGAAGTCGGAGCTGATTGTCAAGATTTTAAGCATTTTCAACAGTTGtag